From Candidatus Eremiobacteraceae bacterium, one genomic window encodes:
- a CDS encoding flagellar M-ring protein FliF C-terminal domain-containing protein, whose amino-acid sequence MLAELPQSLPALTGRALAWIERRRVSMFVTVLAVAAAGIAAAFAARSYGDAALFEAPLHPSQAREIQSALTLWNETYSSDAAGTQVYVPATRRRDVLLRLTLAGLPRPFVPTSADMLAEPASAMTPRSQLDDRRRIGIAGDLTETLRRISGVADANVILTPEADDPFALDPATPPSAAVQVILQPNAHLEPRVIDGIRRLVAAAVAGLTPEHVTVTDSDGALLDGAAIQDPSASRETRLQSSVQSALDAVLGSGASVVRVRVVTAGADVSLQSTRITPHGLLDADAGREHGHEAARIFDKERHVQHYAYDTDVERRTTAADSVRRISVAVILDARRVDSSRRDDVAGLVRAAAGADLGAGDTVVVAMLPFATRPSSDKIVPAASQSRPLSALIAIPAAAACALAMAGAFLRRRREMDTPPVPAAARDENRTPDLGARIGAETPRTVAYLMSGMPPGLRARVLLEFDPERRSAIEACIAEWSDDR is encoded by the coding sequence GTGCTTGCCGAACTGCCGCAATCGTTGCCGGCGCTCACCGGCCGGGCGCTTGCGTGGATAGAGCGGCGGCGCGTCTCGATGTTCGTAACCGTGCTCGCCGTCGCCGCGGCCGGAATCGCGGCGGCATTCGCGGCACGATCGTACGGCGATGCCGCGCTATTCGAAGCGCCGCTGCATCCCTCGCAGGCGCGCGAAATCCAGAGTGCGCTCACGCTCTGGAACGAAACGTATTCTTCCGATGCGGCCGGCACGCAAGTGTACGTGCCTGCCACGCGCCGTAGGGACGTCCTGCTGCGGCTCACGCTGGCAGGTCTGCCGCGTCCGTTCGTGCCGACCTCAGCCGATATGCTCGCCGAACCGGCGAGCGCGATGACGCCGCGATCCCAGCTCGACGACCGCCGGCGCATCGGCATCGCAGGCGATCTCACCGAGACCCTCCGGCGCATCTCCGGCGTCGCCGACGCAAACGTCATCCTCACTCCTGAAGCCGACGATCCGTTCGCGCTGGATCCCGCGACGCCGCCAAGCGCGGCGGTGCAAGTCATATTGCAGCCAAATGCGCATCTGGAGCCGCGCGTCATCGATGGCATTCGACGGCTCGTGGCCGCAGCGGTCGCCGGTCTGACTCCCGAGCACGTGACCGTGACCGATTCCGACGGCGCGTTGCTCGACGGCGCCGCGATTCAAGATCCGTCCGCGTCGCGGGAAACAAGATTGCAGTCGTCGGTCCAAAGCGCGCTGGACGCGGTGCTCGGTTCCGGCGCGAGCGTCGTGCGCGTGCGAGTCGTCACCGCAGGCGCCGACGTTTCGCTTCAGTCAACACGAATCACGCCGCACGGTTTGCTCGATGCCGATGCCGGCCGCGAACACGGACATGAAGCCGCGCGGATCTTCGACAAAGAACGGCACGTTCAGCACTATGCCTACGACACCGACGTCGAACGCCGCACCACGGCGGCGGATTCGGTCCGCCGCATTTCGGTGGCCGTCATTTTGGACGCTCGCCGCGTCGATTCTAGCCGGCGCGACGACGTCGCCGGGCTCGTCCGCGCGGCGGCGGGCGCGGACCTCGGCGCGGGCGACACGGTCGTCGTCGCGATGTTGCCGTTCGCCACGCGCCCGTCATCGGACAAGATCGTGCCGGCCGCATCGCAATCGCGTCCGCTGTCGGCGCTCATCGCGATTCCCGCAGCGGCGGCGTGCGCGCTTGCGATGGCAGGCGCATTCTTGCGCCGGCGTCGCGAAATGGACACGCCGCCTGTTCCGGCAGCGGCGCGCGATGAGAATCGTACGCCCGATTTGGGCGCGAGGATCGGCGCAGAGACGCCGCGCACCGTGGCGTACTTGATGAGCGGCATGCCGCCGGGTCTTCGCGCGCGCGTGTTGCTTGAATTCGATCCCGAGCGGCGAAGTGCGATCGAAGCCTGCATCGCCGAGTGGAGCGATGATCGATAG